The nucleotide sequence aaaaaaaaaaacaaaaaagcgccgaaggaatgtttttaaaaaaaataaacaagtttcagcattttttgtctaacacatgttagtcacaaaagttgctgaaatttgtttattttttaaaaaaaaatccttcggcgtttttttgtttttttggcccaaaactcttaaaaacatgtatattacatgtgttatttttttcaaaaaaaaaaaatgtgggGAGGTGgggttttctagggtttcttaaaatttttaggGTATTTGTCACAACTATATATAAGAAATATGTTTTATGTTATATCAAAATATTATAACTACCTAAATAATGGAGCCTTTAGGCTCTTGAAACTCGGTATATGAAGCTCGAGTTCAAGATCGTTATTTAAATTATCTAAACCTCAAGCTCGTGTAAGCTCGGCTTAGTTTGAGCTTCTAGTAAACCGAACAAGGATAGCTCACGGCTCGGTTAGTTTACATCCCCCAACAAGAACAAAACATTCAAATAATTGTTCAAATAATAATATCAAACACAGATGTCATTCAGAAAAAGCATTTAACAAGAAGATGAAAGTAACTGTATAGTTACATACGTGACAGAAAGTAAAGAAAATTAGATTTAGATGATAATACAAGATCAAGTACACCGTAAATGTTACCAATCCGAACCATCAGGAAACGGTTCCAACGCATCTTGCTTCCCGTCGAAATAAAACTCCATGACTGCTTTCATTCTGGGTAATTTATCTGGATGGTAATTCAAATGAACAATCACAGGCTTTAACTTCTTCAAATCACCATCTTTTCTCACCTGTTTGAAAAGAGTCTTACTGTTCATAAACATATAACGATCCATCGTTCTCTTTGAAGCATGAAGTCCGATATAACCAGGATGAGAAGGAAAGAAAAGCTCTTCATTGAAAACCGCTTGATCCCAAGCAGGTGGCGGGTGGGATAACCTGTCAGCCACACGGTCTAATAGCTCAATTGCAGGTACGGTAGGGCGCAAGTAAAAGAACCCAGAATTATAAACCCATATTCGCATGGTATGAGCATATCTAGCCCACCCCATAGATGGATCATCCGATACATCATTATAACCATAAGCAGTCATGTTATCATGCCCATCAGACATAGATTCCACATCTGAATCGCGATATATATGATCAAACGGGTTTTGTAGGTACACAATATCAACATCTGACAAAAGAACACCGTAACCCAACTGTAAAAACTCCCGCAAGATTCTGAACTTCAATCCTGAAACCGCGTGATTCCCTCCTGATTTGGCAATCGAATCAATATCCTCATCCGGATCTCTAGTGTAAAAAGGTACATCATTTTCTTTACAAAAATCAGCAATCCCATTGTCTAATGCCACAACTAGATAATTAGGTATGCCTACTTTCTTAATGCTAGTGAACCATACCTCTAACATTTCTTTAACGTTAGAATTTGCGAGTGCGACTATAAGCTCGTTTTTAACAGCGATCTTTTTTAATATCTTTGACAGTCTTGGGTTAACGGTGTCATCTGGCAGGACTATAGGGTTGGTTCTTATACCCTTTACGGTTCCAAAAGGCCCGGCCTTTTGTTGTTCGCCTACCACTACGACTTGTTTCTCAGCATTACCGTTTTTCTGTTCAGCTGCCATTAACTTGTTGGTTAAATCTCTAACTTGTTTCTTTAACTCATCATTCTTACTTGATAAATCCGCAAGATCTGATCTCAACATGTTAACTCGCTCTGAGGATTCGCATGTAGTGGATCCAATCTGTAGAAACAGGATCCTTTATATAATTAGGCTCAGCAATTGATTAAAAAAACTGAAAGTTGGTTACATGGTTAATAAAAGCGTGTGACGATCGGATGCCTTTTGATCCCAAAACCCAATGCGTGATGCGCAATGTACGAAGGGCGCATCACATATGCAAGGTGTGCATACTTTAAAAAAACACTCAAAAGGTATTTGTAGATAATATTTTAACTTGTTAGCCTTTAAATCCTAAATAGAATATAAGATATTCTCATCATCTATAGCCAAATTTGTCCAATTGATGGTCTAATTTGCTCAAATACCCAAACCCATTGCTCAACCGTTGGTCAAATTTGTTCAATCAGGTTTCAAAAACTCAGACCCATTGAAATCACGGTCCAATTTGTGCAAATATTGGCTAACTGCATAACGCGCCGCATCAGACCACATCATGTGATGCGTGCATCATGATCCGATTTATCATTATTCGCTCCTGATGCGCTCATTTTAAAACCAAAGCTAGTTAAAAGAATATGTTAAGCAAGTAAAGGATCTTGATTTAATGTTCAAGTAAACCATGATGATTGGCAACCaatcaagaaaaaaaaagagGTCATTAGTCATTTCTGGTGTTTGACTTTGACAAGAATTTCATGTTCAATGGTTTTTCAAATTAAACAACCAGCATGAGTAAGTAAGAAGCAATCATCATCGTACTATGAGGCTGAAAAGGGAGAGAATTGAAAACTAAAATATGTTTGATTCAAGAGACAAATCGTCGAACACATTGTGAGCACAAAAAAAAGACTTAAAAATGCTTTGATTACGAATTACCTACTCTTAAACCCTTACAAAGCAAAGTATATAATACACACTGAACAAACATCAAATCagtttaaaaaaatgtaaaattcACCTGAAGAATCGATTTGGCGAGACGGCGACCTTGAAAGTTTGAAGCTTGAGTGGAAGAGAAAAAACCATGAGGGTACAGAAACGCAAAGATGCCTCCGAATAATATTCCGATGACAATTGCAACGGCGATTCGTGATCCGCGTCCCGATTGAGCTGTGTTCTTGTCTCGGCGACCCACAGGACCCGCCATTGcgatctagagagagagagagagagagagagagagatgatcTCTGTTGACTTTTATCTGGCTCTATAAACCCAGCCAGACGACTCATTGTAGTTGGTGGTGTTGCTTGTTGACTTTCGAGCTGTCTGACTATTTGAATTCTGACTTTTCAACAATGTAGTGGCACTACAAATCTACAATACGGTTTTAATGTTTTATCGTGGCTGTTAAACTGGTTGCATTCGTGGATTTACGGATGGATCTCATATAAAATAAACGGGTTAAATGGGTTAATTAGTAAATCGTCAGGTTGACATGGACGTAGCCAACAAATAAACCAGACAGAACTCATTCAAACTAAACATAAACCTGCGAATTTTATGTTAGATTTGGGTCGTATCAAAATTTCACATCTTTAGATTTGATGTATTAAATAAGCTTAGACCATGCCTAGTCGTTGggggtgaataatgccccaccCTTGGGCGTTGTGCACCATGTTGCAGCCCAGTTAGCAATGAGacgtttttctaaaatgagtgtagtggggatgtgggcattgtggtgtaatagaattaaataaaagaaaaaccataaaaaaatgtTATTGGACAAATAAAGCTTGGAAACTGGCGATTGGGCAAAAAATTTGAAACTAGGCGTGGAATATTGCACGCTCCTCACATTTTTTTTCTCGAAAAAATGCCCATGGGGGCCAAGATGGGGCGTGCTTTGGGCGTGGATGGCATTAAAAACACCCCAATACACACAAGTACGCACGGTCTTATAAACTAAATACACCAAGACTAGGGAGATACGTTTGTATAGGCTGAGTAATATAGGGCGTATATTTCTATTTCTAAAGGTATATAAATTTTAgtaatattggattttaataatcttaacTATTCGTTGTTGGCCGCCAACAGtaccaactttaaaaataaccacttccagtcctaacttttaacatattgccctctaatggaccctgactaacagaaccctaacgtcgtTAGTGTCTGGTCaccggaaaaacgttttttagccggaaaactcatttttgcccggaaaactcaacattttcgtcccgaACCATTTTGTAACCTTATTATGGACCTTTGGgaacctttttctagtaaaaaCCCCAATTATTAAAGTCGCCGGAAAATTCCATTTTcgccggaaaacttctttttagccggaaaactcaacattttcataccaaacctctttgtaacatTAGATCAGACTTTCAGAAACCTTTTTCTGGACAAAAAGCggttttccggcgaccggagactaacggcgttagtgttctgttagtcagggtccattggtggttattttttaagttggaactgttggcggccaacggcgaatagttgagattattaaaatccaatattcctaaaTTTTATTATGAATAGAAGAAAAAAGTAAATTTCTTAATGATCGTAAATAGACGTTAATGCCCATTAATACGTTAGGTCAAAACTCAAAAGTCTTTTGGTACTTTAATACCTATTAATACcgttagactatggggtatggtcCCCTTTtccccacctccacctccacatCACTTCCACCTCATCACCTTCACCTTCGTCTTCCCATTCCTCTCTCCTCATCAACAAGAAATGGTTTCCCCATCTCCATCCAATAATATtaagagagagaagaagaagaacaaggcagACGGATAGAATTTCCCGAGCTCACCAAAATCTCCAGGAGGCGGTGTTCCCGACGGGGAAGGGCTCCACATCAGCCTCCCGAGCTCTCTCTCGATACCACACCCAGTGGTCTTAGGACATGCAAGAGTGTGTTAAAGATATATAGCAATATACTTTGATATACTGTATGGTTAAATATGATTTAATTCtgaaagtttgtttgtttgtttctattaaaaaaaatcatttaaacTGTTAACATAAATATCTCTCTTTTTTTATACCACAAATCCTGATGAATATACGGGTAAAATCTAAAATTAATTTTGTCCACATTTTCATAGGGCGAGTCTCTTAATTTTTTAGCTTTATACAAGCAAGTACCCGAACTTCTTTATATAATCAAATTAAGTTCTTAAAAGTATGTTTACTACCTGAAAAACCAGAGGTGTACACGAGCATTCGTGAGCAACTCAAGATTGGTAAGCTAAAAACTCAAATCGAGCCAAGCTTAAACAAGCTCAAGCCTAAGCTTCAAATATCAAGCTCGCAAGCCTAAACAAACTTTTGAATTATATAATTTCgatttatatatatgtttatatataactattattattatcaaaATCATGATAGAAATAGTTAAATAATATCTTACATTTTACATAAAAACTATAACTATAAACAtatataaattaaataattaaacaatTAATAAAAAATAGACAAGCCAAGCTTGAAAAACTACTCATGAGCTAAACTCTAACCCGAGCTCTCTGAAGGTTCAAGTGTTCAACTAGCCAAGCTCAGGCCTATACGAGCCCTCGTTGAAACTTGGTGAGCTTAAGCAATCCCATTCATAATGATTAAAAAAACACATCACAGTCGATTTCTTCAACAGAGAAAGATGAACGCATGACAAAGGTAGTGGTTAAGTTTTAAAAAGTTAAGAAATTAAACATTTATAAAATATTTATGACCTTGTCTTaataaaaacaatttttaaataaaatatttatgacCTTTGTCTTtataaaaacaaattttaaagGTATCCCAAAAAAGTATATGACATATTATTAACCCCATATTACTGGTGAGGAGCATCAAAGTTCAACAACAAAAAGAACTCCCATTTTTGCTGTTCCTTTCTTCAAGAACACAGCATTCCTTCACATACAAAACACTGTATTTCACTAAGTTCCTGCTATATACAAATTTCACTATCCTGCGGTATGCATGCATCGGTATTTTATCAAAACACTAGACCACAAAAGCAGCAAACAACAGACTGCACCACGTACCCTGCAACTGAATTGAGTAATTGCTTCAACAGGATCACCTATGAAGAGTTCAATGATGAAGAATCCTCCTGCACCACGAAAACAGACCATGTGTCAGAAGTTCTCTGTAtgagtgtgtgtgagagagagagagagggaaggGCTTACGTCTTTTGAAGCAGTGATGTAGGAGACAACAACAGTAATATCATCAAGTTTCCCACCATAGTACCGAAATCCGGCTTCTTGAGCTGCAGCAGAAAAAGGTGTCTGCCTATCCTTTTCCTGTGCCCTTTGTCGAGCTAAAGCCGCTATCTTTTGGGCTGTCGCCTGTGGTTCCAAACCAGCTCGCACCGCGTGAACCACAATCGCAGTGATATCATTGTTGTACAGATTATCAAACAGTCCATCCGTGCCTGCTATTATCACATCTCCTGGTGCAACAGGAATTGAGAatacctgcatcatcatattaTTATATAGAGAAAGTGTAGAATACAATAGTAATTTATTGTGTGAAGATACACGAGTAGGAGATTGCATAGTTATCAATAGCAAATAGCGACAACGTACCTATACGCTATGtagcgatagcgatgaaatagcgcccgctatttcCTTTTTAGCGATAAGGtagttaaaaatttaaaaaataaaaaatagctatctatataatatttttttatatataatgttaattttatacaCTTTTATGTACAAATTTATaagtttaaggaccaaatgtaaGCTAGTGAAAATAGGGGGTTAAATGTCAAAATACACAAACTAATTTTACACTTTTGATGTACATTTTACAAATTTTAGACTAAATGTAACTCAatgaaagatagaggggttaaatgttaaaatccATAAACTTATTTTAACCCTAAAAAGGCTCAAACATAACAAAAACGCAGCCGCCCTTCTTCTCCTTGTTTCCAGCAAGTTTCCGGCAAAAATTGCAGGTTTCCAGCTGGAATTCGTCGTATCCGCTATAATCACGCTATGGAGTCGCTACATAATAGATTGCGAGACATGGGCGCTTCGCCACGAAGTGCGCGATAGCGAGCGCTATCTTCGCTATAGATAACTATGGGAGATTGAGACACGTGTCATTACTTTtttttataacgtgcgtgattatg is from Helianthus annuus cultivar XRQ/B chromosome 9, HanXRQr2.0-SUNRISE, whole genome shotgun sequence and encodes:
- the LOC110879512 gene encoding arabinosyltransferase RRA3, yielding MAGPVGRRDKNTAQSGRGSRIAVAIVIGILFGGIFAFLYPHGFFSSTQASNFQGRRLAKSILQIGSTTCESSERVNMLRSDLADLSSKNDELKKQVRDLTNKLMAAEQKNGNAEKQVVVVGEQQKAGPFGTVKGIRTNPIVLPDDTVNPRLSKILKKIAVKNELIVALANSNVKEMLEVWFTSIKKVGIPNYLVVALDNGIADFCKENDVPFYTRDPDEDIDSIAKSGGNHAVSGLKFRILREFLQLGYGVLLSDVDIVYLQNPFDHIYRDSDVESMSDGHDNMTAYGYNDVSDDPSMGWARYAHTMRIWVYNSGFFYLRPTVPAIELLDRVADRLSHPPPAWDQAVFNEELFFPSHPGYIGLHASKRTMDRYMFMNSKTLFKQVRKDGDLKKLKPVIVHLNYHPDKLPRMKAVMEFYFDGKQDALEPFPDGSDW